A genomic region of Miscanthus floridulus cultivar M001 chromosome 3, ASM1932011v1, whole genome shotgun sequence contains the following coding sequences:
- the LOC136541635 gene encoding uncharacterized protein — MEGRCSNEVSSAEAILVGALSSGVNAPTWFVLKITFLLLALCFTAMLALAFSSKNFVIVAHVLLLVTIGTVLFVLLNRFLAEVGLVPVEQQMKEMGIHKTEATDKDKRN, encoded by the exons ATGGAAGGGCGCTGCTCAAACGAAGTATCATCTGCCGAAGCTATCTTGGTGGGAGCATTGTCGTCTGGTGTTAAT GCTCCCACGTGGTTTGTGCTCAAGATTACGTTTTTGCTCCTGGCCTTGTGTTTTACGGCGATGCTTGCGCTAGCATTTTCGTCGAAAAACTTTGTAATTGTTGCGCATGTTCTTCTGCTTGTAACTATTGGAACCGTGCTATTTGTGCTGCTTAACAG GTTTCTGGCTGAAGTTGGGCTCGTGCCTGTTGAACAACAGATGAAGGAGATGGGCATCCACAAAACAGAAGCCACAGATAAAGACAAAAGAAACTAA
- the LOC136541634 gene encoding pentatricopeptide repeat-containing protein At3g26782, mitochondrial-like → MAAASIMPPHTNPPPPATARDPTATVSDPQRHRDAPTPSLRALFLRAVDPSRPSSWSTAVADLLSSGDPVAALAAFAAALRANPAALRPALPPALRAAAAATSLSAGRQLHLLALRSGLFPSDAYSASALLHMYYHCSRPLDARRAFDEIPAPNPVIVTAMASGCVRNNLVYTALSIFRSMVASDSAGVVDEAAALVALSASARVPDRGITGGIHALVSKIGLDGHTGLANTMLDAYAKGGGHDLGAARKLFDMMERDVVSWNTMIALYAQNGLSTEALGLYSKMLIVGGGVRCNAVTLSAVLLACAHAGAIQAGKRIHNQVVRMGLEDNVYVGTSVVDMYSKCGKVEMAWKAFQKIKGKNILSWSAMIAGYGMHGYGQEALHVFTDMRKSGLKPNYITFISVLATCSHAGLLNEGRYWYNTMKTEFGIEPGVEHYGCMVDLLGRAGCLDEAYDLIKEMKAKPDAALWGALLSACRIYKNVELAKISAERLFELDATNSGYYVLLSNIYAEAGRWKDVERMRVLVKTRGIEKPPGYSSVELKGKIHLFYVGDKSHPQYKEIYAYLEKLLERIQEAGYVPNTGSVLHDLDVEERESMLRIHSEKLAVAFALMNSVQGSVIHVIKNLRVCTDCHAAIKIITKLTGREIIVRDIKRFHHFKDGLCSCGDYW, encoded by the exons ATGGCGGCAGCAAGCATCATGCCTCCACACACAAACCCACCACCTCCAGCCACAGCGCGTGATCCCACCGCTACCGTCTCCGATCCCCAACGCCACCGAGACGCACCGACGCCGTCCCTCCGCGCACTCTTCCTCCGCGCCGTGGACCCGTCCCGCCCCTCGTCATGGTCCACGGCCGTCGCGGACCTCCTCTCATCCGGCGACCCCGTCGCGGCGCTGGCCGCGTTCGCTGCCGCCCTCCGAGCCAACCCCGCTGCGCTacggccggccctgcccccggccctccgcgccgccgccgccgccacttccCTCTCCGCCGGCCGCCAGCTCCACCTCCTCGCGCTACGCTCGGGCCTCTTCCCCTCCGatgcctactccgcctccgcTCTCCTCCACATGTACTACCATTGCTCCCGCCCCCTCGATGCCCGCAGGGCGTTCGACGAAATCCCCGCCCCCAACCCCGTCATTGTCACTGCCATGGCGTCCGGTTGCGTGCGCAACAACCTCGTATATACCGCGCTCTCTATCTTCCGCTCCATGGTCGCCTCTGATtctgcgggagtggttgacgagGCGGCTGCACTGGTAGCGCTCTCTGCATCTGCTCGTGTCCCTGACCGTGGCATTACTGGTGGTATTCATGCACTTGTCTCCAAGATTGGCTTGGATGGGCATACAGGGTTAGCAAACACAATGCTAGACGCTTATGCAAAGGGCGGTGGTCATGACCTGGGGGCGGCGAGGAAGCTCTTTGATATGATGGAGAGGGATGTGGTGTCCTGGAACACGATGATTGCATTGTACGCTCAGAATGGACTGTCAACAGAGGCACTTGGGTTGTATAGCAAGATGCTGATTGTGGGAGGTGGTGTTAGATGCAATGCAGTAACCTTGTCAGCTGTGCTACTAGCCTGTGCGCATGCGGGGGCAATACAGGCTGGAAAACGCATCCATAATCAG GTGGTAAGAATGGGGTTGGAGGACAATGTCTATGTCGGGACTTCTGTAGTTGATATGTACAGCAAGTGTGGAAAAGTTGAAATGGCATGGAAGGCCTTTCAAAAAATTAAGGGAAAGAATATCCTTTCATGGTCTGCCATGATTGCTGGCTATGGCATGCATGGATATGGCCAAGAAGCCCTTCATGTTTTCACTGACATGAGGAAGTCAGGACTAAAGCCAAACTACATAACCTTTATCTCAGTTTTAGCTACTTGCAGTCATGCTGGTCTTTTGAATGAGGGCCGTTATTGGTACAACACCATGAAAACTGAGTTCGGAATTGAACCTGGTGTCGAGCACTATGGATGCATGGTGGATCTTCTTGGCCGTGCTGGTTGTCTTGATGAAGCTTATGACCTTATTAAAGAAATGAAAGCCAAACCTGATGCTGCTTTGTGGGGAGCTCTTCTTAGTGCATGCCGAATCTACAAAAATGTTGAGTTGGCGAAAATTTCTGCAGAAAGATTGTTTGAGTTGGATGCAACTAACTCTGGGTATTATGTTCTCTTGTCAAATATATATGCAGAAGCTGGAAGGTGGAAAGATGTGGAAAGAATGAGAGTTCTGGTTAAAACCAGAGGAATAGAAAAGCCTCCAGGGTATAGCTCGGTTGAGTTGAAAGGTAAAATCCATTTGTTTTATGTTGGGGACAAGAGTCATCCACAGTACAAGGAAATCTATGCTTATTTGGAGAAACTGCTTGAGAGAATTCAAGAAGCAGGCTATGTACCAAACACAGGTTCTGTTCTTCATGATTTGGATGTAGAAGAGAGAGAATCCATGTTGCGCATCCATAGTGAAAAGCTTGCTGTTGCATTTGCCCTGATGAACTCTGTACAAGGGTCAGTAATCCATGTCATAAAGAATCTCCGGGTCTGCACTGATTGCCATGCAGCAATAAAGATTATTACAAAGCTTACTGGACGAGAGATTATTGTTAGAGACATAAAGCGCTTTCATCATTTCAAGGATGGGTTATGCTCATGTGGGGATTATTGGTGA